The following is a genomic window from Microthrixaceae bacterium.
CGCCCTTGTGGAGCTTCTGGCCGGCGGCCACGATGGGCCGCTGGTTGATGCAGGTGTCCTGGTTGGAACGCTCGAACTTGGCCAGCTTGTAGACCTTCTTGCCGAGGGTCTTGTACTGGACGGTGATGAGCCGGCCGTCTACCTCGATCACCTCGCCGTCGTCGGCGGCGATGACCATGTCTGCCGCGTCGCGGGCGGCCCGGGCCTCGATGCCGGTGGCGATGTAGGGCGCTTCGGCCCGGATGAGCGGGACGGCCTGCTTCTGCATGTTGGCGCCCATGAGGGCGCGGTTGGCGTCGTCGTGCTCGAGGAACGGGATCAGCGCGGTACCGACCGACACGATCTGGCGAGGCGAGACGTCCATGAGCTGGACCTCGCTACCGGGGACGTACTGGATGTCGGTGGTCGCACCGAAGAAGATGTCTCGCTCGAGCTGGAGGCGCAGGTCTTCCAACGAGGCCGCCTGCGGCGAGCGGCGCACCAGCACGCGCTCCTCGGCGAAGGACCCATCGGCGTTGACCGGCGTGTTGGCCTGGGCGACGACGTACTCCTCCTCTTCGTCGGCAGCCAGGTAGACGATGTCGTCAGTGACCCGGCCATTCACGACCTTGCGGTACGGCGACTCGATGAACCCGAACTCGTTGACCCGGGCGAAGGTGGCCAGGCCGCCGATCAGACCGATGTTGGGGCCTTCTGGGGTCTCGATCGGGCACATCCGGCCGTAGTGGCTGAAGTGCACGTCTCGGACCTCGAAGCCGGCCCGCTCACGACTCAGACCACCGGGACCGAGAGCCGACAGCCGGCGGCGATGGGTGAGGCCCGACAGCGGGTTGACCTGGTCCATGAACTGGCTGAGCTGGGAGGTTCCGAAGAACTCCTTGATGGCAGCCACCACTGGGCGGATGTTGATGAGCGTCTGAGGGGTGATGGCCTCTACGTCTTGGGTGGTCATGCGCTCGCGCACCACCCGCTCCATGCGGGACAGGCCGATGCGGACCTGGTTCTGGATCAGTTCGCCCACCGAGCGGATGCGACGGTTGGCGAAGTGGTCCTGGTCGTCGAGGCGGTAGCCCGGGGTGGCCTGCACCAGGTGGAGCAGGTAGGTGCAGGCGGCCAGGACCTCACACCGGCTGAGCACCGGCTGGCCGGGCTCGGGTCGGTCGAGCTCGACCATCGGGAACAGCTCGGCGATCTTGTCCAGCTCGTGACCGAGCTTGCGGTCCAGCTTGTAACGGCCGACCCGGCTGAGGTCGTAGCGGCGGGGCTCGAAGAAGGCGTTGCGGAAGTAGGCCTTGGCCGACTCCACCGACGGCGGTTCGCCGGGGCGGGCCCGCTTGTAGATCTCCACCAGGGCTTCGTCTTGGGTGGTGGCGGTGTCTCGCTCCTTCTCCCACTGCCCTTCGAGGAAGTCGAAGTGACGGACGAAGGCGTCGATGAACCCGGGCGCGTTCTCTTCGTCGTATCCGAGAGCCCGGAGCAGCACGAAGATGCCGAGGCGGCGCTTGCGGGCCACGCGGGTGCCGGCGGTGACGTCCTTGCCGGGCTTGTGCTCTACGTCGAACTCGATCCACTCACCGCGGTAGGGGTGGATGGTGCCGGTGACGAGCTGGTGCTTGGCCAGGTTGCGGAGTCGGAAGCGCTCGCCGGGCTGGAAGATCACACCGGGGGAACGGACGAGCTGGCTGACCACCACGCGCTCGGTGCCGTTGATGACGAAGGTGCCCTTCTCGGTCATCTTGGGGAAGTCCCCCATGAAGACCGTCTGCTCCTTGATCTCGCCCGTGTTGTTGTTGACGAACGTGGCCCTCACGAAGATGGGGGCCGAGTAGGTCATGTCCCGCTCTTTGCACTCCTCGACGGTGAACTTGGGGGTAGGCCGCAGGTCCTCGTCGTTGGGGTCGAAGGACAGCTCGAGCTGGAGGGTCTCGGTGAAGTCCTTGATCGGCGAGATGTCGCGGAACGTGTCGGCCAGGCCCTGCTCGAGGAACCAGTCGAACGACTCTCGCTGGATGGCGATCAGGTCGGGAAGGGGCAGGACCTCGTCGAGGTTCGCAAACGAGTAGCGGTCCCGGATGGTTGAGCGGGAGGACAAGAGAAGTCTCCTGGGAAGCAGTCACGCGGGCAACCGTGGCGGGGCGCGCTGATCCGATCAACCATTTCTGGATCTCGACCCACTGCTCCACGGCAACGGGCGATCCTAGGGGACGGCGCGTCGCAAGTCCAACCAGGCCTTCGGGCCTAGCGGACGCGAACTGGGTTGCCGAGAAGGTAAACCCACCACCACCCCCGGTCAAGGACCTGAGCGGTCACAAACCCCGCCTCACCAAGTCCACCGCGAACCCCAGCAGCGCAACTAGAGCGCCGCCCCATCGCATGGCCGACCAGGCTCGCAGCCTGGCGAGGGCCGCCGTGCCCACAGCCACCATGGCCGCCATCATGCTCTGGCTGGTGGAGACCGATCACCTCACGGTGTTGCCGTCACGCCTCGAACTCGCCGTTCTCCTGTCATCTCGACACGGCGCACACCAAGAAAATTCCAACCGGAAGTCCAATTGATACCCGAAGCCGGATCTTATGGCAATATTCTAGATGTTCCTTGGTAGCCGCTCGCTTAATGGACCAAATGATCCGTGTTGCTAGTCCAAAAGTCAAGCCAGCCACCAATATCGCGGGCGCAACACAATCCTTCATCACAATCCAAGATCCTCCAAATATGTACCAGGAAGCCACGGACTGACAACGAGGGAGGGGCCACCAGGAATTTGAATACGGGTAAACGTACCATTCCGTACTTGGATTTCATCTGAGGATCCTCGCCAAAGAACTCGTTTGACTCCTCTCAAACCTCTCTTTACTGCCACTACCGTCGAAAGATCCGAATCTACCACCATTGCGCGGTAGGTCACCGCAGCGAACGGATAGGGCAACGGAGCGAGCGCAATATAAAGGTTTGACACACCAACAACAAATCTCGAGGTCGCCGACGTCATTTGAACTCCGTCAAACACTGCCACCAGAAGTGAGCGCCAGGCCTCTCGTATCTGAGCCTCGTCCATCACGGGAACCCACCAACCGAGATAATTGCTTCCCATTTGTCACCAACAAGGTCTGGGAGGACGCCGAACAGAAGACGTTTTAGATTACTCTGAAGCGTTCTCTCCTCAGCCGTAAGCGGACGGTCACAGTTTTGCATTTGCCTGTATCCCCGAAGCAGGTTGAGACCACCAGACACGAGAAGATATCCTGCTAAGGCCTTGGACAGGCCCGATGGCTCGGGAACGATTGGAGCGAAGAATCCCTGTTCTACTTTTACCAACCCTTTTGTCATATTGACTACACCGGCGCCGCACCTTCCGTAATCGAAATTCCCAAGGTCCCGCCTCAATACCGGCAGAAGATCTCGAAGGTCCAGTAACGCTTGGTCAGCACCAAGGACGTACCCCAGCACCTCCAACGCTGCATCTGGGCATGGCAACCCCATTACACACAATCCGGTCGGGTCCGTCCTGTTGGCGGGATTTCCACCGACGTATCCGTAGGGTTCTTCGGTGATGGCTACGAGGGGGTCTTGGGTCGTGAATTGCCCCGTCACTGGGTCGTAGTGGCGGGCTCTTAGGTAGATGTAGCCGGTTTCGGGGTCGTGGTATTGGCCGGTGTATCCGGCTAATGGTTGTTCGAGCCACCAGTTGGTGTTTGCGATGATTTCACCGTGGGCGTTGTAGGTGATGGTGTTGCGGGTGGTTCCATTCGCGTTGGTGGTAAGCCGGGTCGAGCCTTGATGGTCTTGGTGAAGGTATTGGACTTCTCCGGTGGTGTTGATCTGATAGATCGCTGTCCCGCCCGGCCCGTAGATCACATACGCGCTCTGTGCGCCTTGATGCTCAGAGAGCAACAACGGCAGACCGCCGCTGGCGGTCCATGTGTGTTCCTTACGCCACTCCACACCGGTGCCAGCCGTGTTGTCGAGTTGCTTGGCGGTGCGCATGCCGGTGGTGTCGTATTCGTAACGCCA
Proteins encoded in this region:
- a CDS encoding DNA-directed RNA polymerase subunit beta encodes the protein MSSRSTIRDRYSFANLDEVLPLPDLIAIQRESFDWFLEQGLADTFRDISPIKDFTETLQLELSFDPNDEDLRPTPKFTVEECKERDMTYSAPIFVRATFVNNNTGEIKEQTVFMGDFPKMTEKGTFVINGTERVVVSQLVRSPGVIFQPGERFRLRNLAKHQLVTGTIHPYRGEWIEFDVEHKPGKDVTAGTRVARKRRLGIFVLLRALGYDEENAPGFIDAFVRHFDFLEGQWEKERDTATTQDEALVEIYKRARPGEPPSVESAKAYFRNAFFEPRRYDLSRVGRYKLDRKLGHELDKIAELFPMVELDRPEPGQPVLSRCEVLAACTYLLHLVQATPGYRLDDQDHFANRRIRSVGELIQNQVRIGLSRMERVVRERMTTQDVEAITPQTLINIRPVVAAIKEFFGTSQLSQFMDQVNPLSGLTHRRRLSALGPGGLSRERAGFEVRDVHFSHYGRMCPIETPEGPNIGLIGGLATFARVNEFGFIESPYRKVVNGRVTDDIVYLAADEEEEYVVAQANTPVNADGSFAEERVLVRRSPQAASLEDLRLQLERDIFFGATTDIQYVPGSEVQLMDVSPRQIVSVGTALIPFLEHDDANRALMGANMQKQAVPLIRAEAPYIATGIEARAARDAADMVIAADDGEVIEVDGRLITVQYKTLGKKVYKLAKFERSNQDTCINQRPIVAAGQKLHKGDILANGPSTDNGELALGKNLLVAFMPWEGYNFEDAIILSERLVKDDVLTSIHIKEHEIDARDTKLGPEEITRDIPNLSDDILADLDERGIIRIGAEVEAGDVLVGKVTPKGETELTPEERLLRAIFVEKAREVRDTSLKVPHGETGKVIDVKVQTRADGHELPPGVNQLVKVYVGQRRKISVGDKLAGRHGNKGVISRILPVEDMPFLADGSPVDIILNPLGVPSRMNVGQVMEAHLGYAARWGWDHEKSGQVGDEAVRNETKTRPATPPAKLIATPVFDGAYWDEAEAAKKHPTIQQILENLTPESPFEEYGDGGRLIESNGKTTLYNGRTGEAYDNPITVGYMYILKLAHLVDDKIHARSTGPYSMITQQPLGGKAQFGGQRFGEMEVWALEAYGAAYCLQELLTIKSDDVLGRVKVYEAIVKGENIPEPGIPESFKVLIKEMQALCLNVEVLAKTGEEIEMRELDEDIFRTAEELGIDLSRPERGSDEEDERRRAGRL